Proteins from a single region of Bdellovibrio bacteriovorus HD100:
- a CDS encoding ATP synthase F0 subunit C, whose product MKKMIIAAIAMFASSSAFAQEAAVAVTETVVANSDRGLVAIAAALAISISVFAGAMAQGKTASTALEGIARNPAASGKLLIPMILGLALIESLVIYALIIALGLK is encoded by the coding sequence ATGAAAAAAATGATCATCGCAGCTATCGCTATGTTCGCATCTTCTTCCGCTTTCGCTCAAGAAGCAGCTGTTGCAGTTACTGAAACTGTAGTTGCTAACTCTGACCGCGGTCTTGTTGCTATCGCAGCAGCTCTTGCAATCTCTATCTCTGTATTCGCAGGTGCAATGGCTCAAGGTAAAACTGCTTCCACAGCTTTGGAAGGTATCGCTCGTAACCCAGCGGCTTCTGGTAAGCTTTTGATCCCAATGATCTTGGGTCTAGCTCTTATCGAATCCCTAGTAATCTACGCTTTGATCATCGCTTTGGGCTTGAAATAA
- the gyrA gene encoding DNA gyrase subunit A: MENNQEEKGVTLVDISKEMRGAYLQYSMSVIVGRALPDVRDGLKPVHRRVLFAQSEMNNRHNRPYLKSARVVGDVIGKYHPHGDASVYDTMVRMAQDFSLRYPLEDGQGNFGSIDGDSPAAMRYTEIRLTALAEELLNDLEKETVSFGPNYDDSLLIPTVLPSKFPNLLVNGSAGIAVGMATNIPPHNLGEVIDGCIHLIGNPDCQIEDLMQHIKGPDFPTCGVIAGREGILQAYKKGRGIVTIKAVAEIVQVKDREEIIITEIPYQVNKAKLIESMADLVRDKQIEGISDIRDESSREGMRIVVVLKRGENASVILNRLYKYTQMQTSFGIIMLALDAKNQPVTFDLKGMLEAFVDHRRDVVTKRCIFELKKAQERAHILEGLKKALDHIEEVIKTIRASKEANAAREALMSKFEFSERQAVAILEMRLQRLTGLERDKIVAELAELMKQIDWLKFVLSDVREIYKIIVSELEDVKKRYADPRRTQITGDLSDLEDEDLIADEQMVVTVTNTGLIKRIPVEEYRVQKRGGKGLKGMETKEEDYVTDIFSASTKTMLLVFTDKGKVYWCKVHRLPLGTRTSKGKSLANVVQLSNGESVRAILPVNEFSENKYAVMLTEKGVIKKTSLDAFANPRTAGIIALTTDLDDGVIDVKISDGQSDIFIATKEGMSIRFNEADVREMGRTARGVKAITLAKDDVVVAMEVLEKNTKDTILMVTSKGYGKRSETGEYRIQSRGGVGIITQKTTDKVGLVIGTKKVADNMELILSTDKGQVIRMKVTDISVLGRNTQGVRLINIDEKDETVTGVAVVAEDETATEETPAPEGAPH; this comes from the coding sequence ATGGAAAATAATCAAGAAGAAAAAGGCGTCACGTTAGTTGATATCAGCAAGGAGATGCGCGGAGCCTATCTGCAGTACTCCATGTCTGTGATCGTGGGCCGTGCCCTGCCGGATGTTCGTGACGGTTTGAAACCGGTTCACCGCCGTGTCTTGTTTGCTCAAAGTGAAATGAACAACCGCCACAACAGACCGTACTTGAAGTCGGCCCGTGTGGTCGGCGACGTGATCGGTAAATATCACCCGCACGGTGATGCTTCCGTTTACGATACCATGGTTCGTATGGCCCAGGACTTCTCCCTGCGCTACCCGCTTGAGGATGGTCAGGGGAACTTCGGTTCCATCGACGGTGACTCTCCGGCAGCTATGCGTTACACCGAGATCCGTTTGACCGCTTTGGCAGAAGAACTGCTTAATGATCTGGAAAAAGAAACTGTTTCTTTCGGTCCGAACTACGATGACTCTTTGTTGATCCCGACGGTTCTTCCATCCAAGTTCCCGAACTTGCTGGTGAACGGTTCTGCGGGTATCGCGGTTGGTATGGCGACGAACATTCCTCCGCACAATCTGGGCGAGGTTATCGACGGATGTATCCATCTGATCGGAAACCCTGACTGTCAGATCGAAGATCTCATGCAACACATCAAGGGTCCGGACTTCCCGACTTGCGGTGTGATCGCCGGCCGTGAAGGCATCTTGCAGGCCTACAAAAAAGGCCGTGGCATCGTCACTATCAAGGCGGTGGCGGAAATCGTTCAGGTCAAAGACCGTGAAGAGATCATCATCACCGAGATCCCGTACCAGGTGAACAAAGCCAAGCTGATTGAAAGCATGGCGGACCTTGTTCGTGACAAACAAATCGAAGGCATCTCTGACATCCGTGATGAGTCTTCCCGAGAAGGCATGCGTATCGTTGTTGTTCTGAAACGCGGTGAAAATGCCAGCGTGATCCTGAACAGACTTTACAAGTACACGCAGATGCAGACGAGCTTCGGTATCATCATGCTGGCGCTGGATGCGAAAAACCAGCCAGTGACTTTCGATCTGAAAGGCATGCTGGAAGCGTTCGTGGATCACCGCCGTGACGTGGTTACGAAACGTTGTATCTTCGAACTGAAAAAAGCCCAGGAGCGCGCGCACATCCTGGAAGGTCTGAAAAAAGCCCTGGATCACATCGAAGAAGTGATCAAAACCATCCGTGCTTCCAAAGAGGCTAACGCCGCACGTGAAGCATTGATGTCGAAATTTGAATTCTCTGAAAGACAAGCTGTTGCAATCCTGGAAATGCGTTTGCAGCGTTTGACCGGTCTAGAACGTGACAAGATCGTTGCGGAACTGGCTGAGTTGATGAAACAAATCGACTGGTTGAAGTTCGTTCTTTCTGACGTTCGCGAGATTTACAAAATCATCGTGAGCGAACTGGAAGACGTGAAAAAACGGTACGCCGATCCACGACGCACTCAAATCACGGGTGATCTGAGTGATCTGGAAGACGAAGACCTGATTGCTGATGAACAGATGGTTGTGACTGTGACCAACACAGGCTTGATCAAACGTATCCCGGTAGAAGAATACCGCGTGCAAAAACGTGGCGGTAAAGGCCTGAAGGGTATGGAGACCAAGGAAGAGGACTACGTCACGGACATCTTCTCTGCGAGCACAAAAACCATGCTGTTGGTCTTCACCGACAAAGGTAAGGTTTACTGGTGTAAAGTTCACCGTCTGCCTTTGGGCACAAGAACTTCCAAAGGGAAATCTTTGGCGAACGTGGTTCAGCTTTCCAATGGTGAAAGCGTTCGTGCGATTTTGCCGGTGAATGAATTCAGTGAAAACAAATACGCCGTGATGCTGACTGAAAAAGGCGTTATCAAGAAGACATCTTTGGATGCCTTTGCGAACCCTCGTACCGCAGGTATCATCGCATTGACCACCGATCTTGATGACGGTGTGATCGATGTGAAGATCTCTGATGGTCAGAGCGATATCTTCATTGCAACCAAAGAAGGTATGTCCATCCGCTTCAACGAAGCAGATGTGCGCGAGATGGGCCGTACCGCCCGCGGCGTGAAAGCAATCACTTTGGCAAAAGACGATGTCGTGGTGGCGATGGAAGTTCTTGAGAAGAACACCAAAGACACCATCTTGATGGTGACCTCCAAAGGTTACGGTAAACGTTCAGAAACGGGCGAATACCGCATCCAGTCCCGTGGTGGTGTGGGTATCATCACTCAAAAGACCACGGACAAGGTCGGTCTGGTCATCGGCACCAAAAAAGTCGCTGACAATATGGAACTTATTCTTTCCACCGACAAAGGGCAGGTTATCCGCATGAAAGTGACGGACATCTCTGTTCTGGGTCGTAACACCCAAGGTGTGCGTCTGATCAATATCGACGAGAAAGACGAGACTGTGACGGGCGTGGCGGTTGTGGCTGAAGACGAAACGGCGACGGAGGAAACTCCAGCACCGGAAGGCGCACCACACTAA
- the gyrB gene encoding DNA topoisomerase (ATP-hydrolyzing) subunit B, which produces MSAEEQKSYSADSIQVLEGLEAVRKRPGMYIGDTAFKGYHHLVYEIVDNSVDEHLAGYCKKISVSINADESITVEDDGRGIPVATQKQTGKSALELVMTVLHAGGKFDGGGYKVSGGLHGVGASVVNALSDRVSVEVQREGHFWRQNYERGKILAPVAQGETTTKTGTKVTFKPDRTIFKDETLSYDFTTLANRFRELAFLNAGLHISLTDERNGKKQDFQYSEGVAEFVKYMNQSKKSLHNEVVYFKGEKDNVEVEIAMQWNDSYSESVFTYCNNINTHEGGTHLVGFRAALTRTTNAYATEKNLLKDLKANLEGEDIREGLAAVISVKVREPQFEGQTKTKLGNAEVKGIVETLVNEKLADWMDRNPSVAKNIIMKCVESARAREAARKARDLTRRKTVLDGGSLPGKMADCQERDPALCELYLVEGDSAGGSAKQGRDRRTQAILPLKGKILNVEKARFDKIISSEEIKVIISALGTGIGKDNVNVDKIRYHKIIIMTDADVDGSHIMTLLLTFFYRQMPLVLERGYVYIAQPPLYRAKKGKEETYLKNEAALTEYLLSSGLGNFKIKGKESLPEKDLRQLILNIQRFNDLLRVSSKKYDKDVLYFLLSKVTDFEKTFTDAKKIEQVLTDLGAWVNSDQTLGITEYKGEVKTEAETGKMYADIYTVRYADRMTTKFSTDNLRSSEIIELRKIWADIQAISTLPLTILEGDNEVQFENYNDFYTHVMESTKKGIYIQRYKGLGEMNPEQLWETTLNKENRTLLKVTIDDAVAADETFSILMGEMVEPRRQFIHDNALLARSLDV; this is translated from the coding sequence GTGTCAGCAGAAGAACAAAAATCCTATTCAGCCGATTCAATTCAGGTTCTCGAAGGTCTCGAGGCGGTTCGTAAGCGTCCCGGTATGTATATCGGTGATACCGCTTTCAAGGGCTACCATCACCTTGTGTATGAAATTGTGGATAACTCGGTAGACGAACATTTGGCTGGTTACTGCAAAAAAATCAGTGTCTCCATCAACGCCGATGAATCCATCACAGTCGAAGATGACGGTCGTGGTATTCCGGTGGCTACTCAGAAACAAACCGGCAAGTCCGCGCTAGAGCTGGTGATGACCGTTCTCCACGCCGGTGGTAAATTTGACGGCGGCGGATACAAAGTGTCCGGTGGTCTGCACGGTGTGGGTGCTTCCGTTGTGAATGCGCTTTCTGACCGTGTGTCCGTGGAAGTTCAGCGTGAAGGTCATTTCTGGAGACAGAACTACGAGCGCGGAAAAATCCTGGCGCCCGTGGCTCAGGGTGAAACCACCACAAAAACTGGAACGAAAGTAACTTTCAAACCGGATCGCACCATCTTCAAAGACGAAACTCTGAGCTACGACTTCACTACTCTGGCGAATCGTTTCCGTGAATTGGCATTCCTGAATGCGGGCCTGCATATCTCTTTGACCGATGAACGCAACGGCAAAAAGCAGGACTTCCAGTATTCCGAGGGTGTGGCTGAATTCGTGAAGTACATGAATCAGTCCAAAAAATCCCTGCACAACGAAGTGGTTTACTTCAAAGGCGAAAAAGACAATGTCGAAGTCGAAATCGCCATGCAGTGGAATGATTCCTACTCTGAATCTGTTTTCACTTATTGCAACAACATCAACACGCATGAAGGTGGTACTCACCTTGTCGGCTTCCGTGCCGCTTTGACTCGTACAACGAATGCGTATGCGACTGAAAAAAATCTTCTGAAAGATCTGAAAGCCAACCTTGAGGGGGAAGACATCCGTGAAGGTCTGGCAGCCGTTATCTCTGTGAAAGTTCGTGAACCACAGTTCGAAGGTCAGACCAAAACCAAGCTGGGTAATGCCGAAGTCAAAGGTATCGTCGAAACCCTGGTGAATGAAAAACTGGCCGACTGGATGGATCGCAATCCATCTGTAGCAAAAAACATCATCATGAAATGTGTGGAATCCGCGCGTGCCCGTGAAGCTGCCAGAAAAGCCCGTGATCTGACTCGTCGTAAGACAGTTCTGGATGGTGGCTCTCTGCCAGGTAAAATGGCGGACTGTCAGGAACGGGACCCGGCACTTTGTGAACTGTACCTGGTGGAGGGGGACTCCGCAGGTGGATCCGCGAAGCAAGGACGCGACCGTCGCACGCAGGCGATTTTGCCGTTGAAAGGTAAAATCCTGAACGTCGAAAAAGCGCGTTTTGACAAAATCATTTCTTCGGAAGAGATCAAAGTCATTATCTCCGCTTTGGGGACCGGTATCGGTAAAGACAACGTGAATGTGGATAAAATCCGCTATCACAAAATCATCATCATGACCGATGCCGACGTCGATGGATCCCACATCATGACTTTGCTTTTGACGTTCTTCTACCGTCAGATGCCACTGGTGCTTGAGCGTGGTTATGTGTATATCGCGCAACCACCTTTGTACCGTGCGAAAAAAGGCAAAGAGGAAACTTACCTGAAAAATGAAGCGGCCTTGACTGAGTATCTTCTGAGCTCGGGCCTGGGTAACTTCAAAATCAAAGGCAAAGAATCCCTGCCGGAAAAAGATCTGCGTCAGCTGATCTTGAACATCCAGCGTTTCAACGACCTTCTGCGTGTTTCCTCGAAGAAATACGACAAGGACGTTTTGTACTTCCTGCTAAGCAAAGTGACTGATTTTGAAAAAACATTCACGGACGCGAAAAAAATCGAACAGGTTCTTACCGACCTGGGTGCGTGGGTTAATTCTGACCAGACTTTGGGTATCACCGAATACAAAGGTGAAGTTAAAACCGAAGCTGAAACCGGAAAAATGTATGCTGACATCTACACCGTTCGTTATGCCGACCGAATGACAACAAAATTCAGCACAGACAATCTGCGTTCTTCCGAGATCATCGAGCTTAGAAAAATCTGGGCCGATATTCAGGCGATCAGCACTTTGCCTTTGACGATTCTTGAGGGTGATAACGAAGTTCAGTTTGAAAACTACAATGACTTCTACACTCACGTTATGGAATCCACGAAAAAAGGAATCTACATCCAGCGCTATAAAGGATTGGGAGAGATGAATCCGGAGCAGTTGTGGGAAACCACTCTGAACAAGGAAAACAGAACTCTTCTGAAAGTGACTATCGACGATGCCGTTGCCGCCGACGAAACATTCTCCATCCTGATGGGTGAAATGGTTGAGCCTCGTCGTCAATTCATCCACGACAACGCATTGTTGGCACGAAGCCTGGACGTTTAA
- a CDS encoding AtpZ/AtpI family protein, producing the protein MKKYIIFASIGFELVGLILGCFYLGQYLDQKYQTKGLIFAVLSLASLAGWLVRVIWLLNRIQKQDEKESESKKPPGTP; encoded by the coding sequence ATGAAAAAGTATATAATCTTTGCATCCATCGGCTTTGAACTTGTCGGTTTGATCCTGGGATGTTTTTACCTTGGCCAATATCTTGATCAAAAGTACCAAACCAAGGGTCTTATCTTTGCGGTATTAAGCCTTGCCTCTTTGGCTGGCTGGCTGGTCAGGGTTATCTGGTTGCTGAATCGAATTCAGAAACAAGATGAGAAAGAATCAGAATCCAAGAAACCACCCGGGACGCCATGA
- a CDS encoding tetratricopeptide repeat protein, whose translation MIRALLVVLVLALSACSSQEEADFKQAQKSISQGHHRIALGYLDRVIKRNSSSKFPLEAAREAARISFFEIKDFNKAINYHHYIVLHSTDEAERLESQKQIASIYFNNLQNYQMSIIEYSKLQQMPHTDLEAAQYKMNVARAQYYQNNFFQAESEIDSLLKLKSDDNIRFSGLMLKGNILVAKKDFKNAAAIFKELIDKYPDKAIQENVALTLAVCYEENLDFKSAIAVLEEHRGKYNPPEYIELRIKRLQERMKNAPGAKGFRK comes from the coding sequence ATGATCAGAGCCTTGCTGGTCGTCCTAGTCTTGGCTCTGTCCGCCTGCTCTTCGCAGGAAGAGGCGGACTTTAAACAAGCTCAAAAATCCATATCCCAGGGTCATCATCGGATCGCCCTGGGGTATCTGGACCGGGTTATCAAAAGAAACAGCAGCAGTAAATTCCCTCTGGAAGCTGCCCGGGAAGCCGCAAGAATCTCGTTTTTTGAGATCAAGGACTTCAATAAAGCCATCAATTATCATCACTACATTGTTCTGCATTCAACGGATGAGGCGGAACGCCTTGAGTCCCAGAAACAGATCGCTTCTATCTACTTCAACAATCTGCAGAACTATCAGATGTCGATCATTGAATACAGCAAGCTGCAACAGATGCCTCACACGGATCTGGAGGCCGCCCAGTACAAGATGAACGTGGCCCGTGCGCAGTACTATCAGAATAACTTCTTTCAGGCAGAATCCGAGATCGATTCCCTGTTGAAACTAAAAAGTGATGACAACATCCGTTTCAGCGGCCTGATGCTGAAGGGTAACATCCTGGTGGCGAAGAAGGATTTTAAGAATGCCGCCGCCATCTTCAAAGAACTGATTGATAAGTATCCGGATAAAGCGATTCAGGAAAACGTCGCCCTGACTCTGGCGGTTTGTTATGAAGAGAATTTGGACTTTAAGAGCGCCATTGCCGTGTTGGAAGAGCACCGGGGTAAGTACAACCCTCCTGAATACATCGAACTGCGAATCAAGCGCCTGCAGGAGCGTATGAAGAACGCTCCGGGAGCGAAAGGATTCAGGAAGTAA
- a CDS encoding MerR family transcriptional regulator — MKNWLTIGQFAKASGLSPRALRIYEDMNLLVPPHRGDNGYRYYQESQLSEAARLKEFKDLGFLLEEVKALLRADRDLDKSSLVNSLSRRLDLVREQSDQLQDQRRQIEQLLSSLKNNIKPIAADERRAIMSYQGNPAIVVTGIQGLQKTAEYIQKHLQNRNIPLLFWSEELELPESYILVLPEDNLGDKGVENLAPNVIVLNSVSGSDDAIQEKYLRLYNFVGSHVTTVIHAEDQALLDIVSNERIRDTYYQYYSKNRALEKQIKKIGGLVCSGSEISLYGYNLQKETVHLKLESRLGFTDELALLSSITAVMKLGLPTESLCLK; from the coding sequence ATGAAAAACTGGCTGACGATTGGACAATTTGCCAAAGCTTCGGGCCTTTCCCCCAGAGCCCTGCGCATTTATGAAGACATGAATCTGCTGGTGCCACCACACCGCGGAGACAACGGTTATCGCTACTATCAGGAAAGCCAGCTTTCTGAAGCTGCTCGCCTGAAAGAGTTCAAAGATCTGGGATTCCTGCTGGAAGAAGTGAAAGCTCTTCTGCGGGCCGATCGAGATCTGGATAAATCAAGTCTGGTAAACTCACTCAGCCGTCGTCTGGATCTGGTGCGTGAGCAGTCGGATCAGCTGCAGGATCAGCGCCGACAGATTGAACAACTTCTTTCTTCTCTGAAGAACAACATAAAGCCCATCGCGGCTGACGAGAGGAGAGCAATCATGAGTTATCAGGGAAATCCGGCCATTGTGGTCACAGGAATCCAAGGACTTCAGAAAACGGCCGAATATATTCAAAAGCATCTTCAGAATCGCAACATTCCCCTGCTGTTTTGGAGTGAGGAACTGGAACTTCCGGAATCTTATATTCTTGTTCTTCCTGAAGACAACCTCGGGGATAAAGGTGTGGAAAACCTGGCGCCCAATGTGATTGTCTTAAATTCCGTGAGTGGTTCAGATGATGCGATTCAAGAAAAGTACCTGCGTCTTTATAACTTTGTGGGTTCTCACGTGACAACGGTGATTCATGCTGAAGATCAGGCACTATTGGATATTGTTTCCAACGAAAGAATCAGAGACACCTACTATCAGTACTATTCAAAAAACCGCGCTTTGGAGAAGCAGATCAAAAAAATTGGCGGTCTGGTTTGTTCCGGCAGTGAAATTTCGTTGTACGGATACAATCTGCAAAAAGAGACGGTGCATTTGAAGTTGGAGAGTCGTCTGGGGTTTACCGACGAGTTGGCTCTTTTAAGTTCGATCACGGCGGTGATGAAGCTGGGACTGCCGACAGAAAGTCTTTGTTTGAAATAA
- the atpB gene encoding F0F1 ATP synthase subunit A encodes MSFNWTQLVPGVGHEYAHVATLGIATVAAVGIGAAARASLGKGEAAVLPASKFSLRGIFELLTEMTSGLADMVIGEHGKHYIPFFASVFFFILFNNLLGMIPGMTPATENMNTTFGFGVLMFLFYNFQGVKENGPVAYLKHFMGPVIFLAPLMFVIEIVSHIVRPFSLGLRLANVMMGDHTVLSVFLDLVPIGVPIPFYVMGLFVCFVQAFVFTLLSMVYVAFAIAHDH; translated from the coding sequence ATGTCATTTAACTGGACACAATTGGTTCCGGGTGTTGGTCACGAGTACGCACACGTTGCGACTCTGGGTATTGCCACTGTAGCAGCAGTAGGTATCGGTGCAGCTGCACGTGCTTCTCTGGGTAAAGGTGAAGCCGCTGTATTGCCAGCAAGCAAGTTCTCTTTGCGTGGTATCTTCGAGCTTTTGACTGAGATGACTTCCGGTCTGGCTGACATGGTGATCGGCGAGCACGGCAAACACTACATCCCGTTCTTTGCTTCCGTGTTCTTCTTCATCTTGTTCAACAACTTGTTGGGCATGATCCCGGGTATGACTCCGGCGACTGAAAACATGAACACCACATTCGGTTTCGGTGTGTTGATGTTCTTGTTCTATAACTTCCAGGGTGTAAAAGAAAACGGACCAGTTGCTTACCTTAAGCACTTCATGGGTCCGGTGATCTTCCTGGCTCCATTGATGTTTGTGATCGAGATCGTTTCCCACATCGTTCGCCCATTCTCTTTGGGTCTTCGTCTAGCGAACGTAATGATGGGTGACCACACGGTTCTTTCCGTGTTCCTTGATCTGGTTCCAATCGGTGTACCAATTCCATTCTACGTGATGGGATTGTTCGTATGCTTTGTTCAGGCTTTTGTATTTACTTTGCTTTCAATGGTCTACGTGGCATTCGCGATTGCACACGATCACTAA
- the recF gene encoding DNA replication/repair protein RecF (All proteins in this family for which functions are known are DNA-binding proteins that assist the filamentation of RecA onto DNA for the initiation of recombination or recombinational repair.), translated as MIFERLRLVNFRNYRDVVLSFSPRVNVFLGENGQGKTNLLEAMYMISQGDSFRYSDNSTLINTNTSESVIQALITQNDLHYKLKLGLSKSRKVLTLNDKRVNSADIRKIFASVVFSPESLSSIKEGADHRRELVDELLVTFDRKNAQLIADYRKALKTRNKILKNFLEGLQDKVVTQNLLESLNPQFVRLATDLTHARITALHGLSKDFNNAMQYISGNSSVDISVEYLVSDQNAVSFTREEVENAITKRLRELHDAELSSGTSLVGPHKHDIVFLYGQKDSRFFCSQGQQRAIILSFKMAQIVYHRKAHGTYPVLMLDDVLSELDKAKRDALITFLHEINTQIFVTTTDFTLPESFSLDQLRVVRIKDGQILE; from the coding sequence ATGATTTTCGAAAGACTGCGTCTGGTTAATTTCCGAAATTATCGGGACGTGGTTTTGTCCTTCTCTCCTCGGGTGAATGTTTTCCTCGGAGAGAACGGACAGGGTAAAACAAATCTCCTTGAGGCGATGTACATGATCTCTCAAGGGGACTCCTTCCGCTACTCTGACAACTCCACCCTGATCAACACGAACACTTCCGAGTCGGTTATCCAGGCGCTGATTACTCAGAACGATCTTCATTACAAACTGAAACTGGGTCTTTCAAAAAGCCGCAAGGTTTTAACCCTGAACGACAAGCGTGTGAACTCGGCCGACATCCGAAAGATTTTTGCCAGTGTCGTGTTCAGTCCTGAAAGTCTATCTTCGATCAAAGAAGGGGCAGATCACCGCCGCGAGCTGGTGGATGAGTTGCTCGTAACTTTTGACCGAAAAAATGCCCAGTTGATCGCCGATTACCGAAAAGCGCTGAAAACGCGCAATAAGATCCTGAAGAACTTTTTGGAGGGTTTGCAGGATAAAGTGGTCACCCAGAACCTTTTGGAGTCTCTAAACCCCCAATTTGTGCGTTTAGCGACCGATCTGACCCACGCCCGCATCACGGCATTGCACGGACTTTCCAAAGATTTCAATAATGCCATGCAGTACATTTCTGGCAATTCCTCTGTGGATATCTCGGTGGAATACCTTGTTTCCGATCAAAATGCGGTGAGTTTCACACGTGAAGAAGTTGAAAATGCAATCACAAAACGACTTCGCGAACTGCATGATGCGGAGCTCTCAAGTGGAACAAGTTTGGTGGGTCCTCATAAGCACGACATTGTGTTCCTATATGGGCAAAAAGACTCACGATTTTTCTGTAGCCAGGGGCAGCAGAGAGCGATCATTCTTTCTTTCAAAATGGCCCAAATTGTGTATCATAGGAAGGCTCACGGGACCTATCCTGTGCTGATGTTGGACGATGTACTTTCTGAGCTCGATAAAGCCAAAAGAGATGCACTGATTACGTTCTTACACGAGATCAATACGCAGATTTTTGTGACGACGACGGATTTCACATTGCCTGAATCATTCAGCCTCGATCAGCTCCGCGTGGTGCGCATCAAGGATGGCCAAATCCTTGAGTAG
- a CDS encoding phosphomannomutase/phosphoglucomutase, translating to MFQPVIFREYDIRGVYNGQFDDNFAYLLGRAYVVYMKQNKNITNPTVALGCDARESSPAIIKNLAKGLMDSGAKVIHLGLVTTPVCYFATFELKVDGAVQVTGSHNPPEYNGFKISVGKGTIFGVEIQKLLHIIQKGEFIDGQGSEESFDIKPMYYARYAKEFGHIKDTKVVLDCGNGAGGSVVRGLFEACGLKPTILFEQPDGTFPNHHPDPTVEENLVDLKAQVLKEGAVAGIGFDGDADRIGVVDHTGRMVYGDELMVIISRAILAEQKGAKIIGDVKCSDRLYHDVAKHGGQPIMWKTGHSLVKEKIKVEKAPFGGEMSGHVFFADRNHGYDDAPYAALRLVEILAKTGKTIPQLLEGLPPAFNTPEIRIDTTEEKKVLIVEKMIEAFPAKEGADYKVDFTDGIRLSFADGWALCRSSNTQPVVVVRYESSSQAGLDAIRNRVEAIVNKYL from the coding sequence ATGTTTCAACCCGTCATTTTTAGAGAATACGACATTCGCGGCGTCTATAACGGACAGTTCGACGACAACTTTGCTTACCTGCTGGGTCGCGCTTACGTCGTTTACATGAAACAAAACAAGAACATCACTAATCCGACCGTGGCGTTGGGTTGTGATGCGCGTGAAAGCTCTCCGGCCATCATCAAGAATCTTGCAAAAGGTCTGATGGATTCCGGCGCCAAGGTTATCCACCTGGGTCTGGTGACCACGCCGGTTTGTTACTTTGCCACATTTGAATTAAAAGTCGATGGCGCGGTTCAGGTCACTGGTTCGCACAATCCTCCAGAGTACAACGGCTTTAAAATTTCCGTGGGTAAAGGCACCATCTTTGGCGTCGAAATCCAGAAGCTTTTGCATATCATTCAAAAAGGCGAATTCATTGACGGTCAGGGTTCTGAAGAATCCTTCGACATCAAACCAATGTACTACGCACGTTACGCTAAAGAATTCGGCCACATCAAGGACACCAAAGTTGTTTTGGACTGCGGTAACGGTGCTGGCGGATCTGTGGTGCGCGGCCTGTTTGAAGCCTGCGGTTTGAAACCAACCATCTTGTTTGAACAGCCAGATGGCACATTCCCGAATCACCACCCGGATCCAACGGTTGAAGAAAACCTGGTGGATCTGAAAGCGCAAGTACTGAAAGAGGGTGCTGTTGCCGGTATCGGCTTTGACGGCGATGCCGATCGTATCGGTGTTGTTGATCACACCGGCCGCATGGTTTACGGGGATGAATTGATGGTGATCATTTCCCGCGCGATTTTGGCTGAACAAAAAGGGGCTAAGATCATTGGCGACGTGAAGTGTTCTGATCGCCTGTACCACGATGTTGCCAAACACGGTGGTCAGCCGATCATGTGGAAAACCGGACACTCTTTGGTGAAAGAAAAAATCAAAGTTGAAAAAGCACCTTTCGGTGGCGAGATGTCCGGTCACGTGTTCTTTGCCGACCGCAACCACGGTTATGACGATGCTCCTTACGCAGCTTTGCGTTTGGTGGAAATCCTGGCAAAAACCGGCAAGACCATTCCACAATTGCTGGAAGGTTTGCCACCGGCTTTCAACACTCCGGAAATCCGCATCGACACTACCGAGGAGAAAAAGGTTCTGATCGTTGAAAAGATGATCGAAGCTTTCCCGGCTAAAGAGGGTGCTGACTATAAAGTCGACTTCACTGATGGCATCCGCTTGAGCTTTGCTGACGGCTGGGCGCTGTGCCGCTCTTCCAACACACAGCCGGTGGTGGTGGTTCGTTACGAATCCTCCTCGCAGGCAGGCCTGGATGCGATCCGCAACCGCGTGGAAGCGATTGTAAACAAGTATCTTTAA